Proteins encoded by one window of Sorangium aterium:
- a CDS encoding tetratricopeptide repeat protein, whose protein sequence is MSEQSDWVLIGLDETTARRQGIPARMPVPRGEFEGLADKGLGIDAARKWIKDFLTNSEPGKSGVWRKQNSTLVSQFEAFLDKAPVWERAQKAFGERDYEKAISALKRIITMDPDDHAARLNLASAQANMGDHPAALKSFQAIRKTFQGDADYHVAVGQVHLAMQKKDAALDEMVLALEAKPDCQPALDAMVQLGVLTPIYENPRDAASLVYVRSDAVLEYLAGQWDAAPRDGAFYLEQLAYHERELRHDVALAAAERAVAASGEGASGERAHLARIAALRSLGRTDEALAAAEAFVATAPSSSGAWVELAKCLSQAGRGAEVPAAVERALESDPGDLAALSLRFWPSDPADIQKVNEAIPALAAFVAAHPESAGARRSLARAELVAGRIDDALAGFAAAVALAPGDDDLRAEHWTELGKQQRYPDIIADAARLSDLAKRDWKLRWNEAEAYAALGKNIEARAAFSAINFDESLHVDVRRRAKRAVKTMDETPPVVP, encoded by the coding sequence ATGAGCGAGCAAAGCGACTGGGTGCTGATCGGCCTGGATGAGACCACGGCGCGCCGGCAGGGGATCCCCGCGCGCATGCCGGTGCCTCGGGGTGAGTTCGAAGGGCTGGCCGACAAGGGGCTCGGCATCGACGCCGCCCGCAAGTGGATCAAGGACTTCCTCACGAACTCCGAGCCCGGCAAGAGCGGCGTCTGGCGCAAGCAGAACAGCACGCTCGTCTCGCAATTCGAGGCGTTCCTCGACAAGGCTCCGGTCTGGGAGCGCGCGCAGAAGGCCTTCGGCGAGCGCGACTACGAGAAGGCGATCTCGGCGCTCAAGCGCATCATCACGATGGATCCCGATGATCACGCCGCGCGTCTGAACCTCGCCTCGGCGCAGGCGAACATGGGCGATCACCCCGCGGCGCTGAAGAGCTTCCAGGCGATCCGAAAGACGTTCCAGGGGGACGCCGACTACCACGTGGCGGTCGGGCAAGTGCACCTGGCGATGCAGAAGAAAGACGCCGCGCTCGACGAGATGGTGCTCGCGCTCGAGGCGAAGCCCGACTGCCAGCCGGCGCTGGATGCGATGGTCCAGCTCGGGGTCCTCACGCCGATCTACGAGAACCCGCGCGACGCGGCCTCGCTCGTCTACGTGCGCTCCGACGCGGTGCTCGAGTACCTCGCGGGCCAGTGGGACGCGGCGCCGCGCGACGGCGCCTTCTATCTCGAGCAGCTCGCCTACCACGAGCGCGAGCTCCGCCACGACGTCGCGCTGGCCGCGGCGGAGCGCGCCGTCGCCGCCTCGGGCGAAGGGGCGAGCGGCGAGCGCGCGCACCTCGCGCGGATCGCCGCGCTCCGATCGCTCGGGCGCACCGACGAGGCGCTCGCCGCGGCCGAGGCCTTCGTCGCGACGGCGCCGTCCTCGTCGGGCGCCTGGGTCGAGCTCGCCAAGTGCCTGTCCCAGGCGGGCCGCGGAGCGGAGGTGCCCGCCGCGGTCGAGCGCGCGCTGGAGAGCGACCCAGGCGATCTCGCGGCGCTCTCGCTCCGGTTCTGGCCGAGCGATCCCGCGGACATCCAGAAGGTCAACGAGGCGATCCCCGCGCTCGCCGCCTTCGTCGCGGCTCACCCCGAGAGCGCCGGCGCGCGCCGTTCGCTCGCCCGCGCCGAGCTCGTCGCAGGTCGGATCGACGACGCGCTGGCGGGCTTCGCGGCGGCCGTCGCGCTCGCGCCCGGGGACGACGATCTCCGGGCCGAGCACTGGACCGAGCTCGGGAAGCAGCAGCGGTACCCGGACATCATCGCCGATGCGGCGAGGCTCTCGGATCTCGCGAAGCGCGACTGGAAGCTGCGATGGAACGAGGCCGAGGCGTACGCCGCGCTCGGCAAGAACATCGAGGCGCGGGCGGCGTTCTCGGCCATCAACTTCGACGAGTCGCTGCACGTCGACGTGCGCCGCAGGGCCAAGCGCGCCGTCAAGACGATGGATGAGACGCCGCCCGTCGTGCCGTGA
- a CDS encoding NAD(P)/FAD-dependent oxidoreductase — MEHVVIIGAGFGGLYAARALRREPVRVTVIDRHNHHTFQPLLYQVATAGLSASDIATPIRHVLRKQKNTSVILAEVKAIDPVQKRVIFEDGELGYDKLIVAAGASHSYFGNDAWAAFAPGLKTVEDALEIRRRVLVAFEAAEREPDPARRSAWMTFVVVGAGPTGVELAGALSELSRHTLRREFRHIDPSKARIVLLEGAGQVLPSYVPELGEKAKQQLAALNVEVRTNCRVTGIDEEGVSIGDKRIEARTVLWGAGVAASAIARTLGAPLDRAGRVLVAPDLTVPGHEDIYVIGDLASLKQEDGTPVPGVAPAAIQGGRHAARNVSRTLRGLPRLPFRYNDRGSMATIGRAAAVADFGKLKLSGFLAWLAWLFVHILFLIGFRNRFLVLFSWALSYVTYQRASRLITGEIPPLLEDHHAPELEARKDGGAVRRHQPMEPARTRA, encoded by the coding sequence ATGGAGCACGTCGTCATCATCGGTGCCGGCTTCGGCGGCCTCTACGCGGCGCGGGCGCTCCGGCGCGAGCCGGTACGCGTGACCGTGATCGACCGGCACAACCATCACACGTTCCAGCCCCTCCTGTACCAGGTCGCGACGGCGGGCCTGAGCGCGAGCGACATCGCCACGCCCATCCGCCACGTGCTGCGCAAGCAGAAGAACACGAGCGTGATCCTCGCCGAGGTGAAGGCGATCGACCCCGTCCAGAAGCGGGTGATCTTCGAGGACGGCGAGCTCGGCTACGACAAGCTGATCGTCGCGGCCGGGGCGTCGCACTCGTACTTCGGGAACGACGCGTGGGCGGCCTTCGCGCCCGGGCTCAAGACCGTCGAGGATGCGCTCGAGATTCGCCGGCGCGTCCTCGTCGCCTTCGAGGCGGCCGAGCGCGAGCCCGATCCGGCGCGGCGGAGCGCCTGGATGACGTTCGTCGTGGTGGGCGCGGGTCCGACGGGCGTCGAGCTCGCCGGTGCCCTCTCGGAGCTCTCGAGGCACACGCTCAGGCGCGAGTTCCGGCACATCGACCCGAGCAAGGCCCGCATCGTCCTGCTGGAAGGGGCCGGGCAGGTGCTGCCGTCGTACGTCCCGGAGCTCGGCGAGAAGGCGAAACAGCAGCTGGCCGCGCTCAATGTGGAGGTGCGGACGAACTGCCGCGTCACCGGCATCGACGAGGAGGGGGTCTCGATCGGCGACAAGCGGATCGAAGCCAGGACCGTGCTCTGGGGGGCCGGCGTGGCGGCGTCGGCAATCGCCCGCACCCTCGGAGCGCCGCTCGACCGGGCGGGGCGCGTGCTGGTGGCGCCGGACCTGACGGTGCCGGGTCACGAGGACATCTACGTGATCGGCGACCTCGCGTCGCTGAAGCAGGAGGACGGGACGCCCGTGCCCGGCGTGGCGCCCGCGGCGATCCAGGGAGGGCGCCACGCCGCGCGCAACGTCTCGCGCACCTTGCGGGGGCTGCCGCGGCTGCCGTTCCGGTACAACGACCGGGGATCCATGGCGACGATCGGGCGCGCGGCGGCGGTCGCCGACTTCGGCAAGCTGAAGCTCTCCGGGTTCCTGGCGTGGCTCGCGTGGCTGTTCGTCCATATCCTCTTCCTGATCGGCTTCCGTAACCGCTTCCTGGTGCTGTTCTCGTGGGCCCTGTCCTACGTGACCTACCAGCGCGCCTCACGGTTGATCACGGGCGAGATCCCGCCGCTCCTGGAGGACCACCACGCGCCGGAGCTCGAGGCGCGCAAGGACGGTGGCGCCGTCAGGAGGCACCAGCCCATGGAGCCCGCGCGCACGCGCGCCTAG
- a CDS encoding DUF2505 domain-containing protein — translation MGKFTLTHEINCNLETFWKLFLDKTFNEELYRKELGFPEFTITEQVETATEIIRRSAGKPKMNLPGPVEKLLGSGFRYTEEGRLNKATKVWTFKLTPSTLADKMRNEGVVRAEAIGDNKVRRTAEITIEAKVFGVGGMLESSAEKELRQGWELSAVFMNKWIAQGKAA, via the coding sequence ATGGGCAAGTTCACCCTCACACACGAGATCAACTGCAACCTCGAGACGTTCTGGAAGCTGTTCCTGGACAAGACATTCAACGAGGAGCTCTACAGGAAGGAGCTCGGTTTCCCCGAGTTCACGATCACGGAGCAGGTCGAGACGGCGACGGAGATCATCCGGAGGTCGGCCGGGAAGCCGAAGATGAATCTGCCCGGCCCCGTCGAGAAGCTGCTCGGCTCCGGGTTCCGCTACACCGAAGAGGGCAGGCTGAACAAGGCGACGAAGGTGTGGACCTTCAAGCTGACGCCAAGCACCCTGGCCGACAAGATGCGCAACGAAGGCGTGGTGCGCGCCGAGGCCATCGGCGACAACAAGGTGCGTCGGACCGCCGAGATCACGATCGAAGCGAAGGTGTTCGGCGTCGGCGGCATGCTCGAGAGCAGCGCCGAAAAGGAGCTGCGGCAAGGGTGGGAGCTCAGCGCGGTCTTCATGAACAAGTGGATCGCCCAGGGCAAAGCCGCTTGA
- a CDS encoding response regulator translates to MTCILVIDDDAAIRSMFVRSLRPLGEVEEANGGAPALRRLSARKFDLVVLDLHMPLVDGFSVLESLSAKGALNRDTPVFVVTADESQQARIRALRRHAIFLLSKPVNLAMLVSLAESSLKKAAARATPSPPSEEAQPEKPKEH, encoded by the coding sequence GTGACGTGCATCCTCGTCATCGACGACGACGCCGCGATCCGATCCATGTTCGTGCGTTCGCTCCGCCCGCTGGGCGAGGTCGAGGAGGCGAACGGCGGGGCGCCGGCGCTGCGCCGGCTCTCCGCGCGCAAGTTCGATCTCGTGGTGCTCGACCTGCACATGCCGCTGGTCGACGGCTTCAGCGTGCTCGAGTCGCTCTCGGCCAAGGGGGCGCTGAACCGGGACACGCCCGTCTTCGTCGTGACGGCCGATGAGTCGCAGCAGGCTCGTATCCGCGCGCTGCGTCGGCACGCGATCTTCCTGCTCTCGAAGCCGGTGAACCTCGCCATGCTGGTGTCGCTGGCGGAGTCCTCGCTGAAGAAAGCCGCCGCCCGCGCCACGCCGTCCCCGCCGTCCGAAGAGGCGCAGCCCGAGAAGCCGAAGGAGCACTGA
- a CDS encoding serine/threonine-protein kinase, with amino-acid sequence MAKDPWSDWNDDDPGNFQPGDTIGPYELLFPAAVGGMAAVWAARLRRPNGSVQIVAVKLLSDAMRGDDDARAMFLDEACTASRILHPNVVHILAYGEVRDRPYLAMEWIDGAPIAKIFSNQKAKRALLPLGWVLHVMIAACAGLHAAHEVRDDTGELLNLIHRDVTPENVMVTFDGMVKVVDFGVAKTRARAQTSRVGAIKGKTGYFSPEQVMGGALDRRSDLFSMGVLLYLLVTGHTPFRGKGPLEAMQQIANRNPQPPREIMPEVHPELDRIIMRALAKNPNERYQTAAELRRDLEQVSVAVRESYTDKQVGQLVRDLLPGVAEARKERIDQALDELDRILAERAHPQKPQASRPEDATEVMLRRISMLPILQDGPEATEGGGAADAAPPSSPAGPASSRMSGPASSRMSGPASSRMSGPASSRMSGPASSRMPAPTSPRRANADPMRKSNPDATRKSNPDATRKSNPDGAGSPFDFPAGLSPLPLIPPPLHVGPPAPPGPAAHVGPAAHAGGPASAVAPAPERRARPAPATWSFVRVALLALIVLGLIAAAAFALARSGRLPFGRVVVPSASPSASVPAVQTPDAGADAAAKPSASATAATVASDAVADAAAPIDAAAAEQIADAAAQVDAADAAAQVDAAAQVDAADAAADAAVPADAGAPLPSGQPAYIPGAAPAPGTPYPGSSVTPAPRVPGPLPTPSVTGWPPPRPSLQPAQPATPPTPALPRGPVPGQAPPRPRPAAPPLDLAPR; translated from the coding sequence GTGGCCAAAGATCCGTGGAGTGATTGGAACGACGACGACCCCGGTAACTTCCAGCCGGGCGATACGATCGGCCCCTACGAGCTGCTGTTCCCGGCAGCCGTGGGCGGCATGGCCGCCGTGTGGGCTGCGCGGCTCAGGCGGCCCAACGGGTCCGTCCAGATCGTCGCCGTCAAGCTGCTGTCGGACGCGATGCGCGGGGATGACGACGCGCGGGCGATGTTCCTCGACGAGGCGTGCACCGCGTCGCGGATCCTCCACCCGAACGTCGTGCACATCCTCGCGTACGGCGAGGTCCGCGATCGGCCGTACCTCGCGATGGAGTGGATCGACGGCGCCCCGATCGCGAAGATCTTCTCGAACCAGAAGGCGAAGCGCGCGCTCCTGCCGCTCGGCTGGGTGCTCCACGTGATGATCGCCGCGTGCGCCGGGCTGCACGCGGCGCACGAGGTCCGCGACGACACGGGCGAGCTCCTCAACCTGATCCACCGCGACGTCACGCCGGAGAACGTGATGGTGACGTTCGACGGCATGGTCAAGGTCGTCGACTTCGGCGTCGCGAAGACGCGGGCGCGCGCGCAGACCAGCCGCGTCGGCGCGATCAAGGGCAAGACGGGGTATTTCTCGCCCGAGCAGGTCATGGGCGGGGCGCTCGACCGCCGCAGCGATCTCTTCTCGATGGGCGTGCTGCTCTACCTCCTGGTGACGGGCCACACGCCGTTCCGCGGCAAGGGCCCGCTGGAGGCGATGCAGCAGATCGCCAACCGCAACCCGCAGCCGCCGCGCGAGATCATGCCCGAGGTCCACCCGGAGCTCGACCGCATCATCATGCGCGCGCTCGCCAAGAACCCGAACGAGCGGTACCAGACGGCCGCGGAGCTGCGCCGCGATCTCGAGCAGGTGAGCGTCGCGGTCCGCGAGAGCTACACCGACAAACAGGTGGGCCAGCTCGTCCGCGATCTGCTCCCCGGGGTCGCCGAGGCGCGCAAGGAGCGGATCGATCAGGCGCTCGACGAGCTCGATCGGATCCTCGCCGAGCGCGCCCACCCCCAGAAGCCGCAGGCCTCGCGCCCCGAGGACGCGACCGAGGTGATGCTCCGGCGCATCTCCATGCTGCCGATCCTGCAGGACGGCCCGGAGGCGACGGAGGGCGGGGGCGCGGCCGACGCGGCGCCGCCCTCGTCCCCGGCAGGCCCCGCGAGCTCGCGCATGTCGGGGCCCGCGAGCTCGCGCATGTCGGGGCCCGCGAGCTCGCGCATGTCGGGGCCAGCGAGCTCGCGCATGTCGGGGCCGGCAAGCTCGCGCATGCCGGCGCCGACGAGCCCGCGCCGCGCGAACGCCGATCCGATGCGCAAGTCGAATCCGGACGCGACGCGCAAGTCGAATCCGGATGCAACCCGCAAGTCGAACCCGGACGGGGCAGGCTCGCCGTTCGATTTCCCGGCGGGGCTTTCGCCGCTGCCGCTGATCCCGCCGCCGCTGCACGTGGGGCCGCCGGCGCCCCCGGGGCCGGCGGCTCACGTCGGTCCGGCGGCGCACGCGGGCGGCCCCGCGAGCGCTGTCGCGCCGGCGCCCGAGCGCCGCGCGCGCCCGGCCCCTGCGACGTGGTCCTTCGTCCGCGTGGCGTTGCTCGCGCTGATCGTCCTGGGCCTGATCGCGGCCGCTGCGTTCGCGCTCGCGCGTTCCGGCCGCCTGCCGTTCGGCCGTGTGGTGGTGCCGTCCGCCAGCCCCAGCGCCTCCGTACCGGCGGTGCAAACGCCCGATGCCGGCGCCGATGCCGCGGCGAAGCCGAGCGCGTCGGCGACGGCCGCCACGGTCGCGAGCGACGCCGTCGCCGATGCCGCGGCCCCGATCGACGCGGCCGCGGCCGAGCAGATCGCCGACGCGGCCGCGCAGGTCGACGCGGCCGACGCGGCCGCGCAGGTCGACGCGGCCGCGCAGGTCGACGCGGCCGACGCGGCCGCGGATGCCGCGGTCCCCGCCGACGCAGGCGCCCCTCTCCCGAGCGGGCAGCCGGCGTACATCCCCGGCGCCGCACCCGCGCCGGGGACGCCGTACCCGGGCTCCTCGGTCACCCCTGCGCCGCGCGTCCCGGGACCCTTGCCGACGCCATCCGTCACCGGGTGGCCTCCGCCACGGCCCTCGCTCCAGCCCGCGCAGCCGGCGACTCCACCCACCCCCGCGCTGCCGCGCGGGCCCGTCCCCGGCCAGGCGCCGCCGCGGCCGCGCCCCGCTGCGCCGCCCCTCGACCTGGCGCCGCGGTAG